In Nilaparvata lugens isolate BPH chromosome 5, ASM1435652v1, whole genome shotgun sequence, the following proteins share a genomic window:
- the LOC120351381 gene encoding uncharacterized protein LOC120351381: MIELLQGKGQMLTHWLIGEEIERSKARLRESNQSIQSSKRLSETPDLLRQTGNDLVSHAFERTDAHLLSQLHLRAVKSCSGHHSQEMLIALSKRKMSPARRTGYHSAPVITFKDTSFA; encoded by the exons atgattgaattattgCAGGGTAAAGGGCAGATGCTCACACATTGGTTGATAGGTGAAGAGATTGAGAGGAGTAAGGCTCGCCTACGAGAGTCTAATCAATCTATTCAAAGCTCTAAAA GACTGAGTGAGACGCCAGATCTCCTGAGACAAACTGGAAATGATTTAGTATCTCATGCTTTTGAAAGAACTGATGCACACTTACTGAGTCAACTGCACTTGAGAGCTGTCAAATCATGCTCCGGTCACCACAGTCAA GAAATGCTGATTGCTCTGAGCAAGAGGAAAATGTCACCAGCCAGAAGGACAGGCTACCATTCGGCTCCAGTTATTACATTCAAGGACACCAGTTTTGCCTGA